The genomic DNA attaatggatggatggaatgtttACGTTTCCCAATTTTATTATAGTTTTTGAACAAGTGATGCACACCTTTAACTCTGCTCTGTGGGTTTTTGTAGTTTATTTCAACTAATGTAGCTCACCACTACCTGCTTTTAGAGCAACATGCTTCTACTAAAAATTAAGTCTGAAAAACCCAAATTTTTCACTCTGAGAAGTTTAAACTATGTAGGAACCATGGTTGAATGTTGCGTTTACTAAAGGATGTTTGCTGGTCATCTGTGTGGTTTGTCGTTTTCAAAGTGGATCTATTTTGGTTTCTTAATAGCCTCTTGGTAATGATGCTCATGTGAAGATTTTCCAGTGGCCGATGCTCAACAGCTTGGTGGAGCACTGAGCTTCTTAACACAAGCCTCAGTGTGTGCACATAGAAGCACAGGCTGCTGCATCACCCTGAGTAATGATATTCAGATGCCGCCTACATGAACAGTCTGAACATAGGAGACAAGTGTTTGTGGAAAGTCTTCCTTCTAAAATGCTGCATGGTAAAAATGGCGTTTTAATCCCAGTACAGTGATTTGTGCAGCTATTTGTACCACATCTGAAATTTCAATTAAAAATTTAAGTTCTATCATTGTTCAACACACTAGAGCAGGGGTACTAAactccaggcctggagggccggtgtccagcacgttttagtttgaactctgcttcaacacacctgatttcaatcagcaggtgaaccctttaagacctgccatagaacaagttcgccagaacttatatttacatttttacatgctgtggtgccattttttgggGTCTTTCAACTTGCTAAacatcaatacaacccttacattctaaattttaataatacaaATGAAAAATGTTCATAGCAACTAAGTGTTTAACAAAAAAAATGCTATTATCCATACAGAAATTGAATTatttgtttttacacatatttttcattatacagaaatgccacaCCTTTATCCCTCAAATTCTGAGATACTCAGTTATATAAACTTTAACAAAAACGTTAACATAAATGAtaataatcagcaggagtctaaaataatgttgaatatttgtagCTAATTCTTCAGTAGTAtttagttttccttttctctcaaagaatattgcatgaatatagggctgcaacaaacgattatttggataatcgatgaatcagatggggtctcgacacaattaatcgattaatcggattacatggggacattgttaaaaactgctagggaaacgttatttctctccttccttcactttattaaacacaacattattagaaaacagttcaatagcagaaaaacaacatgccatcacctaaattgtcttataaggtgtatagacagagaccctaagctacacctatctgtgacctaaaatgcttggtccaagttaaacagcttgaagagcaagtcaacccctaccagagtctaactccactcccacttcatgtttgaaaaatgcaacacatgcggttgcctggcagaccgagagggcggagccgctaacaaatacacacacactcaggctcacgacagcattgtgacatcataatgtaccagtttacatcatagcatgcttcttagccaatagcggtggcagatttaaattaaaatacagtgcagagtttttacctgacaacggcacaaacactgccagttttaggcagaatatttaaattttaactaagatgcactgaagtgccaaattatgacaacacgtgtctgcaacacgattagacactcatttatatagtttatcagcaaaaaaaaagtttatttgggggtgacttgctctttaaaggcaattctcatctgttttgtttgatctcatctgtagacatttattataactggggatgtcaaacaactaatttttaaatgtaattaaacataggctgtgaattaatcaaaattaatcactatttccaaaaatgactgaaaaaataccaaataaaacaaaagtaaatgaatgccatcctccttgcgatgattccctgggcaactgccataaagtcacatcaagaaatgctgctgatcattccaatgatcccaaatagactcacattaggccacatgaaagcaactgaacccaaaaatatattaaccagtaaataactgcactctctctcacacaacaTGCCTGCAGCGATAGTTAGTActtctccctcccttttaaaagcgttttcgcttcagaGGACATTGTGGTGTtaatagtctggccccggtgtaatcaaccagtttctgcgggaatgtgactgcggaaccggttcgcagcagcgcgagccccccccccccccgtttatctaatagcattgcgcttacgattttagactttttttacgagtttagcgcatgtctagcctgtgtaataatccggggcttgggtgaatcacttttgaaaagttttttacgtacccggacaccgagctctctccctcctcgctgatgattcggcatgcttgcgtttaagatgctgcatcatcaccgtagtactcccgtgccatgctaagtctgacctacaaacgttgcaggtaacgaatgtctttgcCTGAttaaactgaaaatgctcccaaactttagaagtttttacttttttgggtctcgctgcttctgccatgttcctcttccgttttcagctctgtcttgtcaaatgcaccacttaagttacgaaaaaagtaactttaaatattcaaccgaaaaagaggcgagctgaagaaaacctagggagcactgaagaaacatgagcaacagtgaagcaatcacagagagtcttaggtgtgttcttgctgtgtctttgtaaatccatgctttcgttcttttttaaacacagaaacagttttgtttacctgtttgtagctacggtttcgccgacagctgccggcttcttcaggctgacggagaaggaagtgacgcgccaccatcagcgtcagcctgaagaagccggcagctgtcggcgaaaccatagctacaaacaggtaaacaaaactgtttctgtgtttaaaaaagaacgaaagcatggaatcacagagagatccgttactgtctgagtGTGTGCGCGTGGAACGGATCAGAATTTTGTGTGaagggaggggcgggtgctccatgtgactggccaatcacagagcgtgaaggcagtcagttacccaatgaggatttttcttcagcacgattacagatatttacgagtttcatgctcgtattcgtcaaaaatgctttatccgcggctcatccctagctgtaaccaccctgccacaataatcgtgattatcaaTTTTGccttaatcgagcagccctaggagTGGCTATTGTGACGCGTCATCACAGCCTGCTCAGAATAGGAGTTTTTCATgtgcttttttttacatttctaatTTTCACAGAATACAAGTCGGACACGGCGTAGAAtttttggtatgctacatttGACCACCCAAGTTGTCTTAATTCAACAAGGAAAATGTTGCTTTACATTCTACTGCCCCTTTAACTAAAAAGCTAAACTTGCCAGATTTCCCTGGTGAATATAAAATTAGGATCTTTTGTACAGAAACGAAAGATTAAAACTAATCATTTATTTATTCGATCAGTCATGGCACCACAAATGCATTCCCACACACAGCCGACCAGTCAGAGCTCTGTCTGTGGCCGGCGGTTCTAAAACGACACTTTGACCCCGGGGTGCCATAAGGCCTCTGGTTCTGATCCATCTATCTATTTCCTTCTTCCATGTTCAGATCTGCTCACTTcagtatgccccccccccccccccccaagtcctACTGCTCCAACATCGTCATGGTTACAGTGTGGTTGCATAACTATGCTGCTGCAGAGAAAACCATTGTATTCctgtctccatggcaacaccCCTCACACACTTGTCTTTTCTTGACACTGAGCATGCTCGGGCAATACTACAGATGCAGAGAAATCAGAAAAGACTTCCTGAAAGAATTAAAGAAAAATTCATTCTGGTTTGTCTGTCTTTTTAACaattgctatttgatataatggtttacaaacacaaaagggtcattagagtactcgattaattgaAAAAAgagtcgatagagtactcgattacaaaaatattcgatagctgcagccctagtgtcAAACAGGGAAGCATTGGGCACCatctttaaagtctttggtatgacccgacatgGAATCGAACCCCGATGTCCCAGTCGCAGAGTGGACATTCTACCGCTAGGCTATTGAGCTGGTTAAACAGTGTAAGGGAACCtttatgctccacagaaacacaactcagctgaaaaatgggggtgttgctggacatttttgTCAGTTTtagttagggatgcaccgatggatcggcatttgatcgtaatcggccgatagcgcccctatcagtTTTGATCGGaagtttcaaaatagatcaaagcaaaccgatcaggtagggttgtcacggtaaccggtgtagcgctaaaccccggtaaaaaaaaaaaagttgacaataataaccgtcttgtttttaaaaaactatattatcttggtgggtttaccgtggctgcggtgtaggcgcggtgacccttaccagccaccgtatcatctgctgaagttgccggcggcacatacacgctttgtttacaacaaaactttcttgaagctaaagctgaaataatggtcaaaggaggagacggcagcgctcaggaggacatttaccatccctcaaagaagacaaagtgggaagtacgggcatattttggatatttgaagaatgccgagggacagctgatagaagacggctatcctgtttgcagcacgtgcagaaagagtgtctgtgaaaggcagcaacgcttcaaatctcatgacacatctgcgtgaccatcacccacaactctacagtcaacgcaaggcaagttaacgttggcgttttagctaaaatgtgtgatccgaggatttgggttgagggagaatgcaacgagtcgctatataaagcagccgcagcgccgctacctgcatataaaccgtgtcacggacacccccatgttgaaatgacgctatgcattacggggctcccagcggcagataagagttggtctctctccgagaataattatgaatttaacaatgattactgcctgatgacattttcccacatctgcaaagctcactggaaggacacaaaccgaggacaatattttcctgaaatagggattgctcaagtaagggtaaaaaaaaaagtatctgattagaaggctacttgagtactgagtatcatctgatctaatatttttacatgatgacatcaaacagacataaaatacgaagttatgggcaaatattggtattttaaagactaaaggggataaatgtaaacaaataaacaacataattacaaaataacacattttaggcaaaatttagacacaaactgaggacaatattttcctgacatacaaggtttatttaattgtgtgaaaatgtagcacgtttaaaaaaaataccgcgataataccgaaaaccgtgataattttggtcacaataaccgtgaggttaaattttcacaccgtgacaaccctaatacagacaattttagattaggttacatttcctttattcccagattatgtagtttgtagcactcattataatgttgtagaaaatttctggccaatccacgtgatcggtatcggtgatcggtatcggtgatcagcattctttgatatcggtatcggtgatcagcagcaaaaaacctgatcggtgcatccctagttttagtAAGGTAAGgaagtaaattttatttctatagcacctatcgcagacatagaatcacaaagcgcttcacatagatcaaaacaaaattaaacgatgatctcaaaacagaaatagattaacatcagaaaaaatagtcataaaattattaaatttcataaaacaaatgaaagatgattacaaatttaagtaaataataaaacaaaactttgtcaaagcagctttaaatgagtcttcagctgtttttttttttttaagtgtccagactgtcaacgctatataaggataaaggaagatcattccaaagtcggggtgcaacagtctagaaggagcgatcacctcgacttttatatctggtctttggaacttctagaaggttctggtgggtggacctgagggctcgggttggagcagaaGGCCTTAACAGTTATAATATGTGtgtagtgtgttacagtaatctagacaggaggagataaaggcatggagaaccatttcaagttcatgttttgtgtgtgtgtgtgtgcgtgtgtgtgagtgaacagACAGCTGttccagtgtttctaaagctcagactggtagagaataggcactaaggctaaagtttgacaagaatcaatacatttttatgcatttaatctactgatttatctttataatttctcaagacagcttgaagtgagttaacttgtaaatatgttacaggaggaaaaatatagagatatatatcgtctatcggaattcagctaaaataTATCGTTAAGTTTTGGTCCGTATCGCTCAGCCCTATTCTGAATTaagcaaatgtcctggaaatctacaggagtGAAGACAGATCGTGATttattatggctttttgtcaggctctgaaccaggaaatggctgcaggcagtgaaataGAAATCAAAAAACTGATGCAACCGTTGACtctgccccctagccaatcatgggccagaatcacgatgccgGCCTGACAcatgccttgccaggtacctcagcgGAGCAGAGCCTCAAAATAAAGGAGAAAGTAGAGGAGAAATACCAAACCGTGCCCTTGGGAACAGTGGTCGGTCCATTCAGTACTTTATGTTCTGACTTTTTCTATAACTTTGATCCTGAGTACCAGGTTCCTCACAGAAGagtcaacaaataagatgttTTATTGGATTTAGTTCATCAACCAAAAGTCCTGATTAATGATTTTGTATTATTTATTGATCAGCTCGGCGTATGATCGGGACAACAAAATCCGTGTGGCCATCAAAAAGATCAGCCCCTTTGAACATCAGACCTACTGCCAGAGAACCCTGAGAGAGATCAAGATCCTCCTGCGCTTCAAGCACGAGAACATCATTGGAATTAACGACATCATCCGGGCACCAACCATCGATCAGATGAAGGACGTGTATCCGAGCATTCCAGGTTTCCTCTGGTATCATGGAAAcctctatttctctctctctgtgtctgtctctgtctctctctctctctttctctgtctctctgtgtctctgtctcactttctctctctctctttctctgtgtcactctctctctctctctctctgtctctctctctctctgtgtctctgtctctctgtctctctgtctctctgtgtctctgtgtctctgtctctctgtgtctctgtctctctgtctctctgtgtctgtctctctctctctgtctctctgtgtctctgtctctctctctctctctctgtctctctctgtctctctctctctgtctcactctctgtctctctctctgtctcactctcGCTCTCGTGTTTGAGTTGCGATCTTCGTTGTTATTTTACTACATAATGACCTCCTGTCTGCCTGAAATTCTCTTCACTGGTTCTCGAGGGTTGGATTGTGAGTTGTCTAAGTCTGAAGTTAAGATTTCACGCTTTCACCTTCATCTAACTCCAAGTAAAATTTAGTCTTTATTTATTTTCGTGCAGCTCTTTATTTTGTGGGGTATTGTTTTGAAATGTTAAAGAGAAGATTAGCCCAGGGTTTTTCTTCCAGAACAAAGATTTGATACTATGAATTGTTTCCGCCAAGGTAGAACATCTTTAACTCTAGCTGTGTAGATATATCGTCCAGGATCTCATGGAGACAGACCTGTACAAGCTCCTGAAGACCCAGCACCTGAGCAACGACCACATCTGCTACTTCCTGTACCAGATCCTACGAGGGCTCAAATACATCCACTCTGCCAACGTTCTGCACCGTGACTTGAAGCCCTCAAACCTCCTTCTCAATACAACCTGTGATCTGAAGGTATCATTTCACCTAAAGAGATCCTACAGCTAGGTTTCATTAAAACAGGTTCATGCCATGTCTTCTCCCACTTTAATTTCATTCTGTGAGGCTGGAAGACCTCTAATCTGGTCTTTAATAATCTTTAATctttgtatatgtatatatatatataccgtaaatcctctaatacaggcccgggcctgtatttgactcaagctcatcaagctccaggcctttattggaaggagggccagtattagaggcaggcctctatttctatttgagcaaaatgaactaatggttcgctggagtttttgacaattaaaattgcgcccacattttcaaagttaaacacatttcttttaacaacggtagtttctgcttcaaccctctcccccctccccctgtgcagcagccgcaaactcactgatgcgcctgcagcctctcggagttcctgctgctctaaacattaaaataattatttcattttctgttcctcacttctgattaccttcaatggtgtctgtttgttgcaacagcaggtacaaaaactaacttgtttttatttgactatttttctgtcctgtctgtttattatcttcctgcatctcctctcaatcctaaagaaaaactgctacctgggttcatatatattcacctcatgagttacctttgaactgcagttctaaaagatctaccgaccgcaaaaacagcggagcgctcgctgtttggcggccgtatcagtgatcagtgcgtcggaggacaaggtgatgcgcgcagcgccccgctccacagcatgcagcgaaacgcatcaggcgcaaataaaagacagaaaacattaaaggaaatgaactgacatgaacgatcgcgtgttaaattagtttttgaggtggtgacacctgattgttactgtggccgtgctcaggaggcagatctaccgaccgcgaaaacagcggagcgctccctgcttgccggccgcatcagtgatctgtgtgtCGGAGGAggtgttgatgcgccccgctccacagcagcgatacacatcaggcgcaaataaaagacagaaaacattaaaggaaatgaaccaacatgaacgatcgcgtgtcagtacctacgggagcgtggtttcacagacgcggaagtgatagcgtcggtgaaacgccggctgctctaggaaacccccgagcgttcgagcgtcaacgaagtgacacggaaatgccgggctttccagaagtaagtaagataacttactatgagctgatagttcgttggattgattggtaggttggaaactctgatcgtgaatctgaagaaacgatgactgagctgtaaaggcgacctccgtttatagccgcggtttgtgacgtaggtgcgacgtggagggaatccccgcgaggggcatgctgggagtccctacttcgcggattttcacctatcgcgaccaggtctggaacgcatctaccgcgataaacgagggattactgtagttcatacaccccctactgctgctctccagagtgttctgcagcataatcagcacgttctctttgaacttgatagtgtaatgacctggctggggttgtaagccaggtgcattctgggtattgtgttatatgtgtttcctatcattctgctagttcctatgtgctgatttgcgtgttgtgcgagtgttatgtaagccacagggaaggtgatgtgtgttctgtggagcgggttgaattagcatggttaactgacaccgtgactctgtgtggtaggagcgtgatagaggatcgtgtctgaagcgttacaaagcttgaagaaaaagcctaataaaggtctgcgcgaacccctactgcctcctgctggttgatttggggactataaccctgccgccgggactctcgtacttgcttgttaccacattccatccggccacaataagagaccggccattatttacctccgctgactccgacaccggccaaaattggagacccggcctttaattgaataccggcctgtattagaggatttacggtatatatattttAAAGTTTTTGTTCTTGGGAAGCGCCTAGggattttaatcttgagaggcattacataaaagatcgttttctttcttctttcttttgcgAGCTTCAAACTTGTCTTCTGTTTTTGTTCCTGCAGATCTGTGACTTTGGTTTGGCCCGTGTAGCCGATCCAGACCACGACCACACTGGCTTCCTAACAGAATACGTGGCCACCCGTTGGTACCGAGCTCCAGAGATCATGCTCAACTCCAAGGTGGGAGAAAACAAAAGCTCAGGGTTCTATAAGGTGCTTGAAATCCTTGAAAGTGCTTGAAACATTTGAGACAAATAAGTTAAACCATTGTTACACTAACGGTTtctaagtggttacttttaaaacATTGTCAAAAGAATACAGgcacttctcaaaaaattagcatattgtgataaagttcattattgtctgtaatgtactgataaacattagactttcataaatattagattcattacacacaaccgaagtagttcaagccttttattgtttgtaATATTGATGACTTTGGCATAcatctcatgaaaacccaaaattcctatctcaaaaaattagcatgtttcatccgaccaataaaagaaaagtgtttctaatacaaaaaagtcaaccttcaaataattatgttcagttatgcactcaatacttggtcgggaatccttttgcagtaatgactgcttcagtgtggcgtggcatggaggcaatcagcctgtggcactgctgaggtgttatggaggcccaggatgcttcgatagcggccttaagctcatccagagtgttgggtcttgtgtctctcgACTTTCTCTTaacaatatcccacaggttctctacggggttcaggtcaggagagttggcaggccaattgagcacagtaataccatggtcggtAAACCATTCACCAGTGGTGTTGCAACTGTGAGCAGGAGCCAGGTcacgctgaaaaatgaaatcttcatctccataaagcttttcagcagatggaagcatgaagtgctccaaagtctcctgatagctagctgctttgaccctgcccttgataaaacacagtggaccaacaccagcagctgacatggcaccccagaccatcactgactgtgggtacttgacactggacttcaggcattttggcatttccctctaccctgtcttcctccagactctggcaccttgatttccgaatgacatgcagaatttgctttcatccgaaaaaagttctttggaccactgagcaacagtccagtgctgcttctctgtagcccaggtcaggcgcttctgccactgtttctggttcaaatgtggcttgacctggggaatgcagcacctgtagcccatttcctgcacacgcctgtacacggtggctctggatgtttctactccagactcagtccactgcttccgcaggtcccccaaggtcaggAGTCAGTCCTTCTCCAcagtcttcctcagggtccggtcacctcttctcgttctgcagcgttttctgctgcactttttccttcccacagcactctgggaacagcctattcattcagaaatttctttctgtgtcttaccctcttgcttgagggtgtcaatgatggccttctggacagcagtcaggtcggcagtcttacccatgattgcggtttcgagtaatgaaccaggctgggaggttttaaaagcctcaggaattgtTTGCAGGTGttaagagttaattagttgattcagatgattcggttaatagctcgtttagagaaccttttcatgatatgctaatttttttagataggaattttgggttttcatgagctgtatgccaaaatcatcaatattagaaacaataaaaggcttgaactacttcagttgtgtgtaatgaatctaatatatatgaaagtctaatgcttatcagtacattacagacaacaatgaactttatcacaatatgctaattatttgagaaggacctgtataaaagttttaaataaaatgtaatattccataaagtTACAGATTATCAATATGATTGAGGTGTTATTATTGGATTAATGATGGAACTAGGTACTTTGGGTACACCTGGGAAACAACAATTAGAGACAAAATTATAGTTTACAAAAATATCTTAACTGTTGCATCTGCAGCTTGGGTTCCTTTGGGTGTAAACACCACACTCTATGTCCAAGGCCTCTTTATCTACTATGGGGGTGTGGCGTGGTGGATGTCGCtacatgttaactcattcactgccagccgtttcctgatcagtaaagcccctcACTGCCAGTGATTTTCAGCTTTTTCACCGTTTTCAAGAGTCACAgagcgttgcgtgctaggatgatgtcgacgccaaaacaaagcagcgactcacctcttacatcaggaggaatctgcgcgtttcgagctctATCCGTTCTTtcttaatccgttgttgaattgtgatcggcagaagcttttccggtttgcgcctcactttttttttaacagcagcggcccaaaacgatctcctagcaCACGgacgttctgcttcctgatcacgtgacgtgcgacgtacgcggatgaagatcggctttagagctgagatgtttgttctcgcggtgcgggggctcgttctgacgcccacacagtCATTTTTAgttggtcattttttaacatgTCGGTATctgtttgataaataaaactgggccaatattaacaaccgatattttttccatctcgtctccatttgtttgcctgtttcagagggtggggggTGGTGTGTATTTGTGTAGTcatgtgattgtaatcatctcagaaccctagatgtgtgtgttgtgtgtacataataatgtaaattcagctttaataattttcattctatacaaaatcggctgactttagaagcattaatgtcagtttatcgGTATTGGcagatatcggttatcggccaaaacagtgatcttaatatcggtatcggcacaaAAATGTCATATCTGTGCATCACTAGTTTTCAGTGTTTGTTTTCCCTCTTTGGTTTTATTGCTTCCTAAATGTGATGCATGGATTTAAAATAATTCTTCTTACATGAAACAAACGCTGTTCCTGTATGAGAGCCGTCGTTTTGTGGATGGAGATGGACTGTAAAGGTCTTTGTGTCCCCTCAGGGCTACACCAAGTCCATAGACATTTGGTCGGTGGGCTGCATTCTTGCTGAGATGCTGTCGAACAGGCCCATCTTTCCCGGGAAGCACTACTTGGATCAGCTCAACCACATCCTGGGTAATGGCCGCCATCACATTCACATGTTTGTTTGGTGGGGAAAGTTTAGAAAACTGCTTAAGAGGATTTCAAATAAATGCACATCATTCATAAACATTTATGATTTGCACGTGACGACTACGGCTGGTCCCCGTTAAGGAGTAAGATGGGATGAAACACAAGTCTGTTTCAGGAAGCAGGGAGGACGTCCACAGTCCTTATGTCTTTAGTTTTGTGTCTCCAGGACAACATACTGCTTCATCCATCTGCCAACATGTTTGTTGagacttttttttaaaaactaaaaaCCTTCTTATGTAATGAGAACATTTCCTGTGGGACTCTGATGC from Nothobranchius furzeri strain GRZ-AD chromosome 10, NfurGRZ-RIMD1, whole genome shotgun sequence includes the following:
- the mapk1 gene encoding mitogen-activated protein kinase 1, translated to MATAAVSAPAGCGPSPGPGTELVRGQAFDVGPRYSNLSYIGEGAYGMVCSAYDRDNKIRVAIKKISPFEHQTYCQRTLREIKILLRFKHENIIGINDIIRAPTIDQMKDVYIVQDLMETDLYKLLKTQHLSNDHICYFLYQILRGLKYIHSANVLHRDLKPSNLLLNTTCDLKICDFGLARVADPDHDHTGFLTEYVATRWYRAPEIMLNSKGYTKSIDIWSVGCILAEMLSNRPIFPGKHYLDQLNHILGILGSPSQEDLNCIINIKARNYLLSLPLRCKVPWNRLFPNADPKALDLLDKMLTFNPHKRIEVEEALAHPYLEQYYDPTDEPVAEAPFKFDMELDDLPKETLKELIFEETARFQPGFRS